One segment of Ignavibacteriales bacterium DNA contains the following:
- a CDS encoding glucosyl transferase, which translates to MVRKNKIQMFVLANYLIMSFIVFASCNTAEPPVPPVNTNLSLVQDEISCIEVWLKLTTQNLQLPTNLNLLQDNNIKKTISLTSQDTVLYIDSLLPNKTYQFQLVTNNIDTKSNKVAVTTLDTTDHNFTWQTFTFGQHSNSVLNDVAIISENDIWAVGEIYMNDSLGIPDQNAYNAVHWDGLEWKLKRIMFYSFCPQATGEGSYPASSIYVLDAENIVISCGSQLAYLKNGVQINRECVPVSADKIWGRTLNDFYIVGYGGGIAHSNGSNWTKIESGTIDNLLDVVGTTDGNTVWTCGYSGDYANTVLITVKDGVAEKVYEGSSNGQSNGYYIGPISGVWTDNDYRVFMMNAGGIYIQKNSNEFFLEKEVARFTHGSYGIDGTGSNNIFACGDRFVGHWNGSTYNEYSELYRQFGTYYNVSANDNIVCAAGTDYSDGLNFKAIIVLGHK; encoded by the coding sequence ATGGTTCGTAAAAATAAAATTCAAATGTTTGTTTTAGCTAATTACTTAATAATGTCATTTATTGTATTTGCATCTTGCAACACTGCAGAACCACCAGTTCCACCGGTAAATACAAACTTATCTTTGGTACAAGATGAGATAAGCTGTATAGAGGTCTGGTTAAAATTAACAACTCAAAACCTACAATTACCAACGAATCTAAATTTATTACAAGATAATAACATTAAGAAAACTATATCACTTACTTCTCAGGATACTGTACTTTACATAGATTCCTTGCTTCCGAATAAAACCTATCAATTTCAACTAGTAACAAATAATATTGATACTAAAAGCAACAAGGTTGCAGTCACTACATTGGATACAACGGACCACAACTTTACCTGGCAAACTTTTACCTTTGGGCAGCACAGCAACAGTGTGCTTAATGATGTAGCAATTATAAGCGAAAATGATATTTGGGCTGTTGGCGAAATTTATATGAATGACTCCTTGGGAATTCCGGACCAAAACGCATATAATGCGGTCCATTGGGATGGTCTTGAATGGAAGTTGAAAAGGATTATGTTCTATTCGTTCTGTCCACAAGCAACCGGAGAGGGGTCATATCCAGCAAGTTCAATTTATGTATTAGATGCTGAAAATATAGTAATTAGCTGTGGTTCTCAGTTAGCATATTTAAAAAATGGTGTTCAGATAAATAGAGAATGTGTGCCGGTATCAGCAGATAAAATATGGGGCCGAACACTTAATGATTTTTATATAGTTGGTTATGGTGGCGGCATAGCCCACAGTAATGGGTCAAACTGGACAAAGATAGAAAGCGGTACTATTGATAATTTGCTCGATGTTGTGGGAACTACCGACGGAAATACTGTCTGGACTTGCGGATATTCTGGAGATTATGCAAACACAGTATTAATAACAGTAAAAGATGGAGTTGCAGAAAAAGTTTATGAGGGATCAAGCAATGGACAGAGTAATGGATATTATATTGGTCCAATAAGTGGAGTATGGACAGATAACGATTACAGAGTTTTTATGATGAATGCAGGAGGAATATACATACAAAAAAACAGCAATGAATTTTTCCTGGAAAAAGAAGTAGCAAGATTTACACACGGTAGTTATGGTATAGATGGAACAGGATCAAACAACATTTTTGCTTGTGGTGATAGATTCGTTGGTCATTGGAACGGTTCAACTTACAATGAGTACTCTGAGCTGTATAGACAATTTGGAACCTACTATAATGTTAGTGCAAATGATAACATTGTTTGTGCAGCAGGTACAGATTATAGTGATGGATTGAATTTCAAGGCAATAATTGTCCTTGGACATAAATAA
- a CDS encoding tetratricopeptide repeat protein: MYDSSAGLYYTLAKNYVYLNKLAPALTYALNAVSMDSTKIEYLDLLADIFNYGNQKVSAIKILERAIEIDSSNIEMNYKLARLYEDDKPLQAVKLYNRILMQLGRDWSVLTRIAELQERLGNNDEAINAVKKLQVIDPANIPLKKMLVEFYLKAKKYDEGIPLIDEIIEIMPYDLEARETKAKLLLGKDDWAGASKEFDYLLDQPDVNLDAKINIGANYFNKAITDSTVLPIAKSFFTKLDKDTTDWQIKMYLGAIALSQGDDSVAIENFKFVTKNANWNVAAWIRLGGLYFDNKKYDEAEVVMSEAILTFQEDFYVNLILGLSLAQQSKHEEAEKYLKKSYNPKSKRYNCSLSLCVYSKSTKRR, translated from the coding sequence ATGTACGATTCATCCGCCGGACTTTATTACACTCTTGCAAAAAATTATGTTTATTTAAATAAGCTTGCACCTGCATTAACTTATGCGCTTAACGCTGTTTCGATGGATTCAACAAAGATTGAATATTTAGATTTGCTTGCTGATATTTTTAATTATGGAAATCAGAAAGTATCTGCAATAAAAATTCTTGAACGTGCTATTGAGATTGATTCATCAAACATCGAAATGAATTATAAATTAGCACGATTGTACGAAGATGATAAACCATTGCAAGCTGTAAAATTATATAACAGAATTTTAATGCAGCTCGGTCGTGATTGGTCTGTGCTAACAAGGATAGCAGAGCTTCAGGAAAGATTGGGGAATAATGATGAAGCAATAAATGCTGTTAAAAAGCTTCAGGTAATTGATCCTGCAAATATCCCTTTAAAGAAAATGCTTGTTGAATTCTATTTAAAAGCTAAAAAATATGATGAAGGTATTCCGCTTATTGATGAAATCATTGAGATAATGCCGTACGATCTTGAAGCACGAGAAACAAAAGCAAAATTACTATTAGGTAAAGATGATTGGGCTGGTGCTTCTAAAGAATTTGATTACCTGCTGGATCAGCCGGATGTTAATTTAGATGCAAAAATTAATATTGGCGCAAACTATTTTAATAAAGCAATTACAGATTCAACTGTGCTGCCAATTGCAAAATCATTTTTTACCAAGCTTGATAAGGACACAACAGATTGGCAGATCAAAATGTATCTGGGTGCAATCGCATTAAGCCAGGGTGATGATTCTGTTGCGATTGAGAATTTTAAATTTGTCACAAAAAATGCAAACTGGAATGTTGCCGCATGGATAAGACTTGGTGGATTGTATTTTGATAATAAAAAATATGATGAAGCTGAAGTTGTAATGAGCGAAGCCATTTTAACATTTCAGGAAGATTTTTATGTTAACCTAATTTTAGGATTATCATTAGCGCAGCAATCTAAACACGAAGAAGCAGAAAAGTATTTAAAGAAAAGCTACAATCCTAAATCCAAAAGATATAACTGCTCTCTCAGCCTATGCGTTTACTCTAAATCAACTAAAAGAAGATGA